Proteins from one Mycobacterium sp. SMC-2 genomic window:
- a CDS encoding adenylate cyclase regulatory domain-containing protein, translated as MTSHHGSLALYVGDVDEDLLEGLEGSARTERAELVEWLLEQGITADEIRATNPPLLLASRHLIGDDGTYVSTREISETHGIDLDLLQRVQRAIGLARVDDPDAVVHMRADGEAAARAQRFVELGLDPEHVVLVVRVLAEGLSRAAEVMRYSALSAIMRPGATELEIAKASKALVSKIAPELGPLIQHMLFMQLRHMMETEAVNAAERAAGKPLPGARPITVAFADLVGFTRIGEAVSAEELGHLANRLAVLARDITVPPVRFIKTIGDAVMFVCPDPLPMLDVVVKLVDAVDTDNDFPRLRAGVASGMAVSRAGDWFGSPVNVASRVTSVARPGTVLAADSVWETIGDTGEFNGSFAGARRLKGIKNEVKLFRIRRGDGSNGDD; from the coding sequence ATGACTTCACATCATGGCTCGCTGGCGTTGTACGTTGGCGACGTGGACGAGGACCTGCTCGAAGGACTCGAGGGCAGCGCGCGCACCGAGCGGGCGGAATTGGTGGAGTGGCTGCTCGAGCAGGGCATCACCGCGGACGAGATCAGGGCGACCAACCCGCCATTGCTGCTCGCCAGCCGCCACCTCATCGGTGACGACGGCACCTACGTGTCCACCCGGGAGATCAGCGAGACCCACGGCATCGACCTGGACCTGTTGCAACGAGTGCAGCGCGCGATCGGTCTGGCCCGGGTGGACGATCCCGACGCGGTCGTGCACATGCGCGCCGACGGTGAAGCCGCCGCCCGCGCCCAGCGCTTTGTCGAACTCGGCCTGGATCCCGAGCATGTGGTGCTGGTGGTCCGGGTGCTCGCCGAAGGGCTGTCACGCGCCGCCGAGGTCATGCGCTACTCCGCCCTCTCGGCCATCATGCGGCCCGGGGCGACCGAGCTGGAAATCGCCAAGGCCTCAAAGGCGTTGGTCAGCAAGATCGCGCCCGAGCTCGGCCCGCTGATTCAGCACATGCTCTTCATGCAGCTGCGCCACATGATGGAGACCGAGGCGGTCAATGCCGCGGAGCGCGCCGCCGGCAAACCGCTGCCGGGCGCGCGCCCGATCACCGTCGCCTTCGCCGACCTCGTCGGCTTCACCCGCATCGGCGAAGCGGTGTCGGCAGAGGAGCTGGGCCATCTGGCCAACCGGCTTGCCGTCCTGGCCCGAGACATCACCGTCCCGCCGGTCCGGTTCATCAAGACGATCGGTGACGCGGTGATGTTCGTCTGCCCCGACCCGCTGCCCATGCTCGACGTGGTGGTGAAGCTCGTGGACGCTGTCGACACCGACAACGACTTCCCGCGGCTGCGGGCGGGTGTGGCCTCCGGCATGGCGGTGAGCCGGGCGGGCGACTGGTTCGGCAGCCCGGTCAACGTCGCGAGCCGGGTCACCAGTGTGGCGCGCCCGGGCACCGTGCTGGCGGCGGATTCGGTCTGGGAGACGATCGGCGACACCGGCGAGTTCAACGGGTCGTTCGCCGGCGCGCGCCGCCTGAAGGGCATCAAGAACGAGGTGAAGCTTTTCCGGATTCGCCGCGGCGACGGGTCCAACGGCGACGACTGA
- a CDS encoding amidase, with product MLADGELTAPELLEIYLDRIARLDSQLRCYRVVLSDSARYEAAVAQDRLDAGERLPLLGVPIAIKDDVDVAGEVTTYGSGGHRPAATSDAEVVRRLRAAGAVILGKTNVPELMMFPYTESLTFGATRNPWNLRRTPGGSSGGSAAAVAAGLAPLALGSDGGGSIRIPAIWCGLFGVKPQRDRVSLEPHDNAWHGLSVNGPLARSVLDAALFLDATSTVPGPEGEFVAAATRDPGRLRIALSTKSPTPVPVKVGKEALTAVEQAGALLRDLGHEVIAGDPDYPPSAIMTNYLPRYLRGISDDADSLAHPERLEARTRNLARAGSLFSDHRMTALREAEPAVTARIQSIFDDVDVVLTPGNATGPSRIGAYQRRGAVWTLLAVAQRVPYQQIWNLTGQPAAAVPWDFDGDGLPIAVQLVGRPYDEATLLSLAAQIESARPWAHRRPPVS from the coding sequence ATGCTCGCCGACGGCGAACTGACGGCGCCCGAACTGCTCGAGATCTACCTGGACCGGATCGCGCGGCTGGACAGCCAGCTGCGCTGCTACCGCGTGGTGCTCTCCGACAGCGCGCGCTACGAGGCCGCCGTCGCGCAGGACCGCCTCGACGCCGGCGAGCGGCTCCCGCTGCTCGGGGTGCCGATCGCGATCAAAGACGATGTCGACGTCGCCGGCGAGGTGACGACGTACGGCAGCGGCGGACACCGGCCCGCGGCGACATCCGACGCGGAGGTGGTCCGCCGGCTGCGCGCCGCCGGCGCCGTCATCCTCGGCAAAACCAATGTGCCCGAGCTGATGATGTTTCCCTACACGGAATCGCTGACCTTCGGTGCGACCCGCAACCCCTGGAATCTGAGGCGCACCCCGGGTGGCAGCAGTGGCGGCAGCGCCGCCGCAGTGGCCGCCGGCCTCGCTCCACTGGCGCTGGGATCCGACGGCGGGGGCTCGATTCGCATCCCGGCGATCTGGTGCGGCCTGTTCGGTGTCAAACCGCAACGGGATCGGGTGTCGCTGGAGCCGCACGACAACGCCTGGCACGGGCTGAGCGTCAACGGTCCGCTGGCCCGGTCGGTGCTCGATGCCGCGCTGTTCCTGGATGCGACGTCGACGGTCCCGGGGCCCGAGGGGGAGTTCGTGGCCGCGGCGACTCGTGACCCCGGACGGCTGCGAATTGCCTTGAGCACCAAGTCCCCAACGCCGGTGCCGGTCAAGGTCGGTAAGGAGGCGCTGACGGCGGTCGAACAGGCCGGCGCGTTGCTGCGCGACCTGGGGCATGAGGTGATCGCCGGGGACCCCGACTATCCGCCGTCGGCCATCATGACCAATTACCTGCCCCGCTATCTGCGCGGCATCAGCGACGATGCCGATTCATTGGCGCACCCCGAACGGCTGGAGGCGCGCACCCGCAACCTGGCCCGCGCCGGTTCGTTGTTCTCCGACCACCGGATGACCGCCCTTCGCGAGGCCGAGCCGGCGGTGACCGCCCGGATCCAATCGATCTTCGACGACGTCGACGTCGTCCTCACGCCGGGCAACGCCACGGGCCCCTCCCGCATCGGCGCCTACCAGCGCCGCGGCGCGGTGTGGACGCTGCTCGCGGTGGCGCAGCGCGTTCCCTACCAGCAGATCTGGAATCTGACCGGACAGCCCGCCGCCGCCGTGCCGTGGGACTTCGACGGTGACGGCCTGCCGATCGCCGTTCAGCTGGTGGGCCGGCCGTACGACGAAGCGACGCTGTTGTCGCTGGCCGCGCAGATCGAATCCGCCAGGCCGTGGGCCCACCGGCGCCCTCCGGTGTCATAA
- a CDS encoding DNA-deoxyinosine glycosylase translates to MSASLLLGFPPVVDQRARVLILGSFPSAQSLAVGQYYANPRNAFWPITAELFGFDAAAPYKARLAALQSAGVALWDVVRACRRAGSADSAIEPKSLVVNDFGGLFARHPTIARVYFNGAKAAELYRRLAYADERLEYRRLPSTSPAHAVPPEAKLAAWREVSVQPL, encoded by the coding sequence ATGAGCGCATCACTGTTGCTGGGGTTCCCGCCGGTCGTCGATCAGCGCGCGAGGGTGCTGATCCTGGGTTCGTTTCCCAGCGCCCAGTCCCTGGCGGTGGGTCAGTACTACGCCAATCCCCGAAATGCGTTCTGGCCGATCACCGCAGAGCTGTTCGGGTTCGATGCGGCGGCGCCCTACAAAGCACGGCTGGCCGCGCTGCAATCGGCCGGTGTGGCCCTCTGGGACGTGGTGCGCGCATGCCGCCGCGCCGGCAGCGCGGACTCGGCGATCGAGCCGAAAAGCTTGGTGGTCAACGACTTCGGTGGATTGTTCGCGCGGCACCCTACCATCGCCCGGGTGTACTTCAACGGCGCCAAGGCCGCCGAGCTGTACCGCAGGTTGGCCTATGCCGACGAGCGGCTCGAGTACCGGCGGCTGCCGTCGACCAGCCCGGCCCATGCCGTGCCGCCGGAAGCCAAGCTGGCGGCTTGGCGCGAAGTTTCAGTGCAGCCGTTATGA
- a CDS encoding nitroreductase family deazaflavin-dependent oxidoreductase, which translates to MALPSWVEQRLLPRILRVHDTVYRRTNGWVGHRMLLIPSLLLHTVGAKTGQPRTAALTYARDGDDYLIVASKGGDPRAPGWYHNLRKHPDVEINVGPRRFAVTARPVLPDDADYSRLWQIVNKNNGNRYTAYQKKTSRPIPVVVLTRR; encoded by the coding sequence ATGGCACTTCCGTCCTGGGTCGAGCAGCGGTTACTGCCCCGAATTCTGCGCGTACACGACACCGTCTATCGCAGGACGAACGGCTGGGTCGGTCATCGCATGCTCCTGATACCCAGCCTGCTGCTACACACCGTGGGCGCCAAGACAGGCCAGCCCCGAACCGCGGCGCTCACCTACGCTCGGGACGGCGACGACTACCTGATCGTCGCGTCCAAGGGGGGCGACCCGCGCGCACCCGGCTGGTATCACAACCTCCGCAAGCATCCGGACGTGGAAATCAATGTTGGGCCAAGGCGTTTCGCGGTAACGGCCCGGCCCGTGCTGCCGGATGACGCCGACTATTCGCGGCTGTGGCAGATCGTCAACAAGAACAACGGCAACCGATACACGGCTTACCAGAAGAAGACGTCGCGGCCGATTCCGGTCGTGGTACTTACGCGACGCTGA
- a CDS encoding serine/threonine-protein kinase PknH/PknJ, producing the protein MSDEQPSRVGSDFGPYHLKRLLGRGGMGEVYEAEHTVKEWTVAVKLLSETFSKDPVFRERMKREARTAGRLQEPHVVPIHDYGEIDGQMFLEMRLVEGTDLDSVLKRFGPLAPPRAVAIITQIASALDAAHAAGVMHRDVKPQNILITRDDFAYLVDFGIASATTDEKLTQLGTAVGTWKYMAPERFSNAEVTYRADIYALACVLYECLTGSPPYTSSSAGALVTAHTMNPIPQPSALRPGIPKGFDAVIARGMAKNPADRYASAGDLALAAHEALSDPDQDHAATILRRSQEATLPGTVMAPPPTPAPPPPAPGSTPVPGSTPVPGSTPIPAPGPPTWRPESGPIPAAGQPAATPPYYQGANPNWGGPPPPTPAPFTGTPAWNQPPPKQRNPWPIIAAAAALVIVVIAGGVGIWLAVRPKPVPPPDPIPAERLSALLLGATDINTVMGSSTMEPGKPIQTMDTSSLTVSQPDCQGALYTTQNPVYAGTGYSAVSGLVSSEPGDNYDHWVNQAVVLFPSTDKAKAFLQSSASKWKGCAGKTVTVTNKGKTYRWTFAQVQGDPPKIAVLDTQEGADGWECQRAMGTANNVIVDVNACGYHISDQGTQIVDKILAKIENG; encoded by the coding sequence ATGAGTGATGAGCAGCCCTCGCGGGTGGGGTCGGATTTTGGCCCCTATCACCTAAAACGGCTGCTGGGCCGGGGTGGGATGGGGGAAGTCTATGAGGCCGAGCACACCGTCAAGGAGTGGACGGTGGCGGTCAAGCTGCTCTCGGAGACCTTCAGCAAGGACCCGGTGTTTCGGGAGCGGATGAAACGCGAAGCCCGCACCGCCGGTCGTTTGCAGGAGCCGCACGTGGTGCCCATCCACGACTACGGCGAAATCGATGGCCAGATGTTCTTGGAGATGCGCCTGGTCGAGGGCACCGACTTAGACAGCGTGCTCAAACGCTTCGGCCCGCTGGCCCCGCCGCGCGCGGTGGCCATCATCACCCAGATCGCCTCGGCCCTGGATGCCGCCCACGCCGCCGGGGTGATGCACCGCGACGTCAAACCACAAAACATTCTCATCACCCGCGATGACTTCGCCTACCTGGTCGACTTCGGCATCGCCAGCGCCACCACCGACGAGAAGCTCACCCAATTGGGCACCGCGGTCGGGACGTGGAAATACATGGCCCCGGAACGGTTTTCCAACGCCGAAGTCACCTACCGCGCCGACATCTACGCCCTGGCCTGCGTGCTCTATGAATGCCTCACCGGATCCCCGCCCTACACATCCAGTAGCGCGGGCGCGCTGGTGACCGCCCACACCATGAATCCCATCCCCCAGCCCAGCGCGTTGCGGCCGGGCATACCCAAGGGTTTCGACGCGGTGATCGCCCGCGGGATGGCCAAAAACCCCGCCGACCGCTACGCCAGCGCCGGCGACCTGGCCCTGGCCGCCCACGAGGCACTCAGCGACCCCGACCAAGACCACGCCGCCACCATCTTGCGCCGCAGCCAAGAAGCCACCCTGCCCGGCACCGTCATGGCGCCTCCCCCGACGCCGGCGCCACCGCCCCCGGCCCCCGGCTCGACCCCGGTACCCGGCTCCACCCCGGTACCCGGCTCGACCCCGATACCCGCGCCGGGCCCGCCGACCTGGCGGCCCGAAAGCGGCCCCATCCCAGCCGCCGGCCAGCCCGCGGCCACACCGCCCTACTACCAAGGCGCCAACCCCAATTGGGGCGGCCCCCCACCACCAACCCCAGCCCCATTCACCGGCACACCCGCCTGGAACCAACCCCCACCCAAACAACGCAACCCCTGGCCCATCATCGCCGCCGCCGCCGCCCTAGTCATCGTCGTCATCGCCGGTGGCGTCGGCATCTGGCTTGCCGTGCGACCCAAGCCGGTGCCGCCTCCCGACCCGATACCGGCCGAGCGTCTCAGCGCGCTCTTGCTCGGCGCTACCGACATCAACACCGTCATGGGCTCCTCAACCATGGAGCCCGGCAAGCCCATTCAGACAATGGACACTTCGTCGCTGACGGTGTCGCAGCCCGACTGTCAGGGAGCGCTCTACACCACCCAGAATCCGGTCTACGCGGGCACCGGTTACTCGGCGGTGAGCGGACTGGTGTCTTCCGAGCCGGGAGACAACTACGACCATTGGGTCAATCAGGCCGTTGTCCTTTTCCCATCCACCGACAAGGCGAAGGCATTCCTGCAGAGTTCGGCGAGCAAGTGGAAGGGCTGCGCCGGCAAGACGGTGACCGTGACGAACAAGGGCAAGACTTATCGGTGGACGTTTGCACAGGTTCAAGGTGATCCACCCAAGATCGCCGTGTTGGACACCCAAGAAGGCGCCGACGGCTGGGAGTGCCAGCGCGCTATGGGCACGGCGAACAACGTGATCGTCGACGTCAATGCCTGCGGGTACCACATCAGCGACCAGGGCACCCAGATCGTCGACAAGATCCTCGCGAAGATCGAGAACGGCTAG
- a CDS encoding serine/threonine-protein kinase, translated as MSDEQPSRVGSDFGPYHLKRLLGRGGMGEVYEAEHTVKEWTVAVKLLSETFSKDPVFRERMKREARTAGRLQEPHVVPIHDYGEIDGQMFLEMRLVEGTDLDSVLKRFGPLAPPRAVAIITQIASALDAAHAAGVMHRDVKPQNILITRDDFAYLVDFGIASATTDEKLTQLGTAVGTWKYMAPERFSNAEVTYRADIYALACVLYECLTGSPPYTSSSAGALVTAHTMNPIPQPSALRPGIPKGFDAVIARGMAKNPADRYASAGDLALAAHEALSDPDQDHAATILRRSQEATLPGTVMAPPPTPAPPPPAPGSTPVPGSTPVPGSTPIPAPGPPTWRPESGPIPAAGQPAATPPYYQGANPNWGGPPPPTPAPFTGTPAWNQPPPKQRNPWPIIAAAAALVIVVIAAAVGIAIVMQGHDTKPQANPTSTTTTTTARTTTTTTTRASNPQSKLLSMLPAGYPAGACTPATPKANSIWINTLAMVDCEKNTNPGGPSRAIYGLFANEDLLKKAFDDDVAAVQLMNCPGAGPSPDGWHHDSTPNVTAGMIACGTYKNHPNVIWTNDAKLILCDVYGDPPAIEDLHTWWTNYGG; from the coding sequence ATGAGTGATGAGCAGCCCTCGCGGGTGGGGTCGGATTTTGGCCCCTATCACCTAAAACGGCTGCTGGGCCGGGGTGGGATGGGGGAAGTCTATGAGGCCGAGCACACCGTCAAGGAGTGGACGGTGGCGGTCAAGCTGCTCTCGGAGACCTTCAGCAAGGACCCGGTGTTTCGGGAGCGGATGAAACGCGAAGCCCGCACCGCCGGTCGTTTGCAGGAGCCGCACGTGGTGCCCATCCACGACTACGGCGAAATCGATGGCCAGATGTTCTTGGAGATGCGCCTGGTCGAGGGCACCGACTTAGACAGCGTGCTCAAACGCTTCGGCCCGCTGGCCCCGCCGCGCGCGGTGGCCATCATCACCCAGATCGCCTCGGCCCTGGATGCCGCCCACGCCGCCGGGGTGATGCACCGCGACGTCAAACCACAAAACATTCTCATCACCCGCGATGACTTCGCCTACCTGGTCGACTTCGGCATCGCCAGCGCCACCACCGACGAGAAGCTCACCCAATTGGGCACCGCGGTCGGGACGTGGAAATACATGGCCCCGGAACGGTTTTCCAACGCCGAAGTCACCTACCGCGCCGACATCTACGCCCTGGCCTGCGTGCTCTATGAATGCCTCACCGGATCCCCGCCCTACACATCCAGTAGCGCGGGCGCGCTGGTGACCGCCCACACCATGAATCCCATCCCCCAGCCCAGCGCGTTGCGGCCGGGCATACCCAAGGGTTTCGACGCGGTGATCGCCCGCGGGATGGCCAAAAACCCCGCCGACCGCTACGCCAGCGCCGGCGACCTGGCCCTGGCCGCCCACGAGGCACTCAGCGACCCCGACCAAGACCACGCCGCCACCATCTTGCGCCGCAGCCAAGAAGCCACCCTGCCCGGCACCGTCATGGCGCCTCCCCCGACGCCGGCGCCACCGCCCCCGGCCCCCGGCTCGACCCCGGTACCCGGCTCCACCCCGGTACCCGGCTCCACCCCGATACCCGCGCCGGGCCCGCCGACCTGGCGGCCCGAAAGCGGCCCCATCCCAGCCGCCGGCCAGCCCGCGGCCACACCGCCCTACTACCAAGGCGCCAACCCCAATTGGGGCGGCCCCCCACCACCAACCCCAGCCCCATTCACCGGCACACCCGCCTGGAACCAACCCCCACCCAAACAACGCAACCCCTGGCCCATCATCGCCGCCGCCGCCGCCCTAGTCATCGTCGTCATCGCCGCCGCCGTCGGCATCGCGATAGTCATGCAAGGTCACGACACCAAGCCGCAAGCAAACCCCACGTCGACCACGACAACGACCACCGCCAGGACCACCACCACGACGACCACCCGGGCGAGCAATCCGCAGAGCAAGCTGCTGAGCATGCTGCCCGCGGGGTATCCCGCGGGCGCTTGCACACCGGCGACCCCTAAGGCGAACAGCATCTGGATCAATACTTTGGCCATGGTCGACTGCGAGAAGAACACCAACCCTGGCGGCCCATCCCGCGCGATCTATGGGCTGTTCGCCAATGAGGATCTGCTGAAGAAGGCGTTCGACGACGACGTCGCCGCCGTGCAGCTGATGAACTGTCCGGGAGCCGGGCCGTCGCCGGATGGCTGGCACCACGACAGCACCCCGAACGTGACCGCCGGCATGATCGCGTGCGGCACCTACAAAAACCACCCGAACGTGATATGGACCAACGACGCCAAACTCATCCTCTGTGATGTTTACGGGGATCCCCCCGCCATCGAGGACCTGCACACGTGGTGGACCAACTACGGCGGCTGA
- a CDS encoding HIT family protein: protein MSCVFCAIVAGEAPAIRICEDDDYLSILDIRPFTRGHTLVLPKRHSVDLTDTPPETVAGMVTMGQRIARAARATELADATNIAINDGSAAFQTVFHIHLHVLPRRNGDKLSVAKGVLLRRDPDREATAQILRSALARIDASQ, encoded by the coding sequence ATGTCCTGCGTGTTCTGTGCGATCGTCGCCGGCGAGGCCCCGGCCATCCGGATCTGTGAAGACGACGACTACCTGTCCATCCTCGACATCCGCCCCTTCACCCGGGGCCACACCCTGGTGCTCCCCAAACGACACAGCGTGGACCTCACTGACACGCCCCCGGAGACGGTGGCCGGGATGGTCACCATGGGTCAACGGATCGCCCGTGCCGCCCGCGCGACCGAACTGGCCGACGCGACCAACATCGCCATCAACGACGGCAGCGCCGCCTTCCAGACGGTGTTCCACATCCACCTGCACGTGCTCCCGCGGCGCAACGGCGACAAGCTGTCGGTCGCCAAGGGCGTGCTGCTGCGGCGCGACCCCGACCGGGAGGCCACCGCGCAGATCCTGCGTTCGGCTCTGGCCCGCATCGACGCCAGCCAGTAA